A region from the Cannabis sativa cultivar Pink pepper isolate KNU-18-1 chromosome 9, ASM2916894v1, whole genome shotgun sequence genome encodes:
- the LOC133031077 gene encoding uncharacterized protein LOC133031077, which yields MGTLYSVMAERYSERKTLRHKHFKQHYKKPEDWDTVLKFPPDYLNTETWKPVCELFVSEAFLNRSTKNKSNRQLMKYPTTQGTKSLASIRHGMGGPPGEHVVEAWKEIHVKKPSGNFVNELAAKDYEELIKELDRKRLERQSQSDTGTESESDTGYQFDVMETVLGQRSDYQRGVGKRLKGKGKKPIPQTQSTVPPQPTTEMMSTVADIFSAMRATWGGNLTPEQRAQIFNPRLDNFV from the exons ATGGGGACTTTATATTCGGTGATGGCGGAGCGGTATAGTGAGCGAAAGACGCTCAGACACAAGCATTTCaaacaacattacaaaaaaccagaagattgggacacagttctcaaattcccccctgactacttgaataccgagacttggaaaccggtttgcgaattgttcgttagcgaggcatttttgaatcgttcaactaaaaataaatcgaatcggcaactaatgaaatatccaacaacGCAAGGCACAAAATCGTTGGCGTCCATACGCCACGGAATG GGGGGTCCTCCTGGAGAGCATGTAGTTGAAGCATGGAAGGAGATCCATGTGAAAAAACCGTCTGGAAATTTCGTTAATGAATTAGCTGCAAAAGATTAT gAGGAACTGATCAAGGAGCTTGATAGGAAGCGACTTGAACGACAATCCCAGAGCGATACTGGGACTGAATCTGAATCTGATACTGGTTATCAGTTTGACGTAATGGAAACAGTTCTAGGCCAAAGATCTGACTATCAAAGAGGCGTGGGTAAAAGGCTCAAGGGCAAAGGAAAGAAACCAATCCCTCAAACTCAATCAACGGTGCCTCCCCAACCAACTACTGAAATGATGAGCACCGTGGCAGATATATTCTCAGCTATGCGTGCCACTTGGGGGGGTAATTTGACGCCTGAACAACGTGCCCAAATATTTAACCCACGCCTTGACAATTTCGTTTAA
- the LOC133031555 gene encoding uncharacterized protein LOC133031555, whose protein sequence is MLYGRKCRSPLHWDELGENKLLGPDAVQHTNEAIQKIRARMITAQSRQKSYADLKRRDIEFEVGDHVFLRVTPRKGLSVKRFGKRGKLSPRYVGPFQILDRVGSVAYRIALPPSLSGVHNVFHVSQLRKYVSDPSHVLSYETLGLQEDLSYNERPVKILDQKDRILRNKTITLVKVLWRNSVVEEATWELESDMREQYPELFE, encoded by the coding sequence atgttgtatggaagaaaatgcaggTCTCCACTGCATTGGGATGAGTTGGGAGAGAACAAACTCCTAGGGCCAGATGCAGTTCAGCACACCAACGAAGCTATTCAGAAGATCAGGGCTAGAATGATCACAGCTCAGAGCAGACAGAAATCTTACGCAGACCTGAAGCGGAGGGACATTGAGTTCGAAGTGGGTGATCATGTGTTTCTTCGAGTGACACCACGAAAAGGACTCTCAGTGAAGAGATTTGGCAAGAGAGGGAAACTAAGTCCCAGATATGTTGGCCCATTTCAGATATTGGATAGAGTGGGCAGTGTAGCTTATAGAATAGCTTTACCGCCATCATTATCTGGGGTGcacaatgtatttcatgtatctCAACTCCGGAAATATGTGTCAGACCCATCGCATGTTTTGAGCTATGAAACACTGGGTTTGCAGGAAGATTTGTCCTACAATGAACGTCCGGTAAAGATTCTTGATCAAAAGGATAGGATTTTGAGAAATAAGACAATTACCCTGGTGAAAGTCCTATGGAGAAACAGTGTGGTTGAGGAAGCTACTTGGGAGCTTGAATCTGATATGCGAGAACAATATCCAGAATTATTTGagtaa